From a single Novipirellula galeiformis genomic region:
- a CDS encoding IRE (iron responsive element), whose product MNRTTVLNRKLVYLVILLAMVVPLYMLGQPSGGTGDSGGQLAEMRNKFNIAESDLGEISPASETMKLASLGLRGVAATLLWNKAHHYKVLHEWDRLKATLNNIALLQPHFDKVWEHQAHNLAYNVSTEFDDYRQRYEMVREGTEFLSKGVRQNRNAPRLVWYTGWFYGNKMGMADEKTQFRKLFSDDEPLHESLMEQGIAVDSPDARGPYFKPDNWLVGRLWLFHGYEIVDSGVKIRRQTPLNFFETGPKWRIKHAEAIESEGVLDDRAQSAWQLASAGWREFGERSVPTTSPFTIKLGRLDELVRLQALRVEELEKILGQSDLNWNSYAELMDFAKKADPKVRLQAIELAGEIVDLEERKKKTDGYRKQINYPYWDTLSLAEQEERTVKARRLIFEAEKANEAAELDNAISLYEEAFGIWAEIFDDYPILTIDDSAEDLMKSIRRYSIAIDSEELSDDFPLIAFVEMMSNDGGASSEVYETVRETQKRKVEARKKELEAEELERERKAAEEMKKEKADSEKPPAEKADAKPEMKAEKDADKPEPEAKPEPEADGSDKEADKDDKGESKASDDNDSPAEPEVAEEQGEGDAAP is encoded by the coding sequence ATGAACCGTACTACTGTCCTCAATCGCAAACTTGTTTACCTCGTCATCCTGTTGGCCATGGTCGTTCCGCTGTACATGCTCGGGCAACCGAGCGGGGGCACGGGGGACTCCGGTGGTCAACTTGCCGAGATGCGTAACAAGTTTAATATCGCCGAAAGCGACCTCGGTGAGATTAGTCCTGCTAGCGAAACCATGAAGCTTGCCTCGTTGGGGCTTCGTGGGGTTGCGGCAACGTTGCTTTGGAACAAAGCACACCACTACAAGGTGCTTCACGAATGGGATCGTTTGAAAGCGACGCTCAACAACATCGCACTCTTGCAGCCTCACTTTGACAAGGTTTGGGAGCATCAAGCTCACAACCTTGCCTACAACGTTTCCACCGAGTTCGACGATTATCGTCAACGCTACGAAATGGTCCGCGAAGGAACCGAGTTCTTGTCCAAAGGAGTGCGTCAGAATCGCAACGCGCCCCGCTTGGTCTGGTACACCGGTTGGTTCTATGGCAACAAAATGGGGATGGCCGACGAGAAGACTCAGTTCCGAAAACTGTTCTCCGACGACGAGCCGCTTCATGAATCGTTGATGGAACAAGGGATCGCGGTGGATAGCCCCGATGCCCGTGGTCCTTACTTCAAACCCGACAATTGGTTGGTCGGTCGACTGTGGCTTTTCCACGGCTACGAAATTGTTGACTCGGGAGTCAAAATCCGTCGCCAAACCCCGCTGAACTTCTTTGAAACCGGTCCCAAGTGGCGTATCAAGCACGCCGAAGCGATCGAGTCCGAAGGCGTACTCGATGATCGCGCGCAAAGTGCGTGGCAATTAGCCTCGGCGGGTTGGCGTGAATTTGGTGAGCGAAGTGTGCCGACGACATCGCCGTTTACAATCAAGTTAGGGCGACTCGATGAATTGGTTCGTTTGCAGGCGCTTCGCGTCGAAGAGCTCGAGAAGATCCTTGGCCAGTCGGACTTGAACTGGAATTCCTATGCGGAACTCATGGACTTCGCTAAGAAAGCTGATCCCAAGGTGCGACTCCAAGCGATCGAATTGGCAGGCGAAATTGTTGACCTCGAAGAGCGGAAGAAAAAGACAGACGGCTACCGCAAACAGATCAACTATCCCTACTGGGACACGTTGTCGCTGGCCGAACAAGAAGAGCGAACCGTCAAAGCGCGACGCTTGATTTTCGAAGCCGAGAAAGCGAACGAAGCCGCCGAACTTGACAACGCAATCTCGCTCTATGAGGAAGCGTTCGGCATTTGGGCCGAGATCTTTGACGACTATCCGATCTTGACCATCGATGACTCGGCCGAAGACTTGATGAAGTCGATTCGCCGTTACTCGATCGCGATCGACAGCGAAGAATTGTCGGACGATTTCCCACTCATTGCGTTCGTCGAGATGATGTCAAACGACGGCGGAGCCAGTTCGGAAGTCTACGAAACGGTCCGCGAAACCCAAAAGCGGAAGGTCGAAGCCCGCAAGAAAGAACTCGAAGCGGAAGAACTCGAGCGTGAACGCAAAGCGGCTGAGGAGATGAAAAAGGAAAAAGCCGACAGCGAAAAGCCGCCAGCCGAAAAGGCTGATGCTAAGCCAGAGATGAAGGCCGAAAAGGATGCGGATAAACCTGAGCCCGAAGCGAAGCCTGAGCCCGAAGCGGATGGCAGCGACAAGGAAGCTGACAAAGACGACAAGGGCGAGAGCAAGGCCAGCGATGACAACGACTCGCCGGCCGAACCCGAAGTGGCCGAGGAGCAGGGAGAGGGCGACGCCGCGCCGTAA
- a CDS encoding ABC transporter permease, with the protein MTLQPEDFWSFYEWLVRPNAFLESALLQGIVLLVLAILLGLIIGYMISAARYGPSEGFYSVARTVRDLVRFDLPGTSARRVMALARLAFKEAIRRKVLFVVGLFVAGLLLAGWYLNPESDDPARLYISFVLTATNYLILALALFISAFSLPADIKSKTIYTIVTKPVRPTEIVLGRMLGFVAVGTMMLVPMGLASYLFVTRGLRHNHLEVTDVRELSNGRLEGETDYVRGHKHAFSIDPDSGGLGLTDMVRGHRHVVTRADDGTFTIGPATGGLRARIPSYGQVQFYDRQGDKKDTGIDVGQEKVQEGYASAGIARLVGVTSGPRRVEHGYIEGGSLGLAEFLFSDVTPDRYEDGLPLDMSIRAYRSYKGDIVTGIRGSITMKHPSKAISSNPITFIVDEYTVDEKILPLSIEGTDGNETRMLNVFDDLVDENGQLLVQIRCLDRSQYLGVTQSGVYLRPGENSFAWNLTKAYLSIWLQMTMIVAFGVMFSTFLSGPVAMVATAACVLLGFSAEQVYDTRHYIDSGIERGGGPIESVVRILRQDAMTTQLDVDDLAGKVIKTVDAGIVYSLDAVATALPNLPKMVSTAEYAASGFDIFGALLARHAAATLGYCILAFLVSYFFLKSREIAA; encoded by the coding sequence ATGACGCTACAACCAGAGGATTTTTGGTCATTCTACGAATGGCTTGTCCGTCCCAACGCATTCCTCGAAAGCGCCTTGCTGCAAGGCATTGTGCTGCTCGTGCTCGCGATTCTATTGGGATTGATCATTGGCTACATGATCTCCGCAGCCCGCTATGGGCCGAGTGAAGGATTTTATTCGGTCGCGCGGACGGTTCGCGACTTGGTTCGCTTCGACTTGCCCGGCACTTCGGCTCGCCGTGTGATGGCGTTGGCTCGCTTGGCGTTCAAGGAAGCGATCCGGCGAAAAGTCTTGTTCGTGGTCGGTTTGTTTGTGGCCGGTTTGCTGCTTGCCGGTTGGTACCTGAACCCCGAAAGCGATGATCCGGCACGACTGTACATCAGCTTTGTTTTAACGGCGACGAACTACTTGATCCTTGCTTTGGCGTTGTTTATCAGTGCGTTTTCGCTACCTGCGGACATCAAGAGCAAGACGATCTATACGATTGTGACCAAACCGGTGCGTCCCACCGAAATTGTGCTCGGTCGAATGCTCGGTTTTGTCGCCGTGGGCACGATGATGCTGGTTCCGATGGGTTTGGCGAGCTACTTGTTCGTCACCCGAGGCTTGCGTCATAACCATCTCGAAGTCACCGACGTACGCGAATTAAGTAACGGGCGACTCGAAGGGGAAACCGATTACGTTCGCGGCCATAAACACGCCTTCTCGATCGATCCTGATTCCGGAGGCCTTGGGCTAACGGACATGGTTCGCGGCCATCGCCATGTGGTCACTCGCGCCGATGATGGGACGTTCACGATTGGACCTGCTACCGGCGGGCTGCGTGCACGTATTCCTTCTTACGGCCAGGTCCAGTTCTACGATCGCCAAGGCGACAAAAAGGACACCGGGATCGACGTCGGTCAGGAAAAGGTCCAAGAGGGCTACGCCAGCGCAGGGATTGCTCGCTTGGTGGGGGTCACCTCAGGACCACGGCGCGTCGAGCATGGCTATATCGAAGGGGGATCCCTCGGGCTTGCCGAGTTCCTGTTTTCGGATGTGACGCCTGATCGCTACGAAGATGGACTGCCATTGGACATGTCGATCCGTGCCTATCGCTCTTACAAAGGCGATATTGTCACCGGGATTCGTGGCTCGATCACGATGAAGCATCCGAGCAAAGCGATTAGCAGTAATCCAATCACATTTATCGTGGACGAGTACACCGTCGACGAAAAAATCTTGCCACTGAGCATCGAAGGCACCGATGGCAACGAAACCCGTATGCTCAATGTGTTCGATGATCTGGTTGATGAAAACGGCCAACTACTGGTCCAAATTCGTTGTCTCGATCGCAGCCAATACTTGGGCGTTACCCAGAGCGGCGTCTACCTACGTCCCGGCGAGAACAGCTTTGCTTGGAACTTAACCAAAGCGTACCTTTCGATTTGGTTACAGATGACGATGATCGTCGCCTTCGGCGTGATGTTCAGTACGTTCCTCAGTGGACCGGTCGCGATGGTCGCCACCGCCGCGTGCGTGCTGCTGGGCTTCTCGGCCGAGCAAGTGTACGACACGCGTCATTACATCGACTCGGGGATTGAGCGAGGTGGAGGACCGATCGAGTCGGTGGTGCGCATCCTCAGGCAAGACGCGATGACGACCCAATTGGATGTGGACGATTTGGCGGGCAAAGTCATCAAGACGGTGGACGCCGGGATCGTGTATTCACTCGATGCCGTCGCAACCGCACTCCCCAACTTGCCCAAAATGGTCAGCACCGCGGAATACGCGGCGAGCGGCTTTGATATTTTTGGCGCGTTGTTGGCACGCCATGCCGCAGCCACCCTGGGCTACTGCATTTTGGCATTTCTCGTCAGTTACTTTTTCTTGAAATCGCGTGAGATCGCGGCATGA
- a CDS encoding ABC transporter ATP-binding protein, whose product MDTDATAVAESADQAAPNSSADTDSGVVIETRNLSKIYRDFWGRKKVHALKSLDIEVRRGEIFGLLGPNGSGKSTTIKLILGLLFPTSGRVLVFDKDATETSKNERIGYLPEESYLYKFLTAEETLDFYGRLFNMSGAQRKQRVEELIKLVGLQGAKHRQLREYSKGMTRRVGLAQALINDPDLILLDEPTTGLDPIGTREMKDLILALRDQGKTVLLCSHQLADVQDVCDRVAILHQGELKELGRVSDLLKVQDITEVHARGLSEAAKTEIAEVIKRHGGTVESIDNPTATMEDLFLNIVRESENRPGARRVTSEGGLSEEAGQ is encoded by the coding sequence GTGGATACCGATGCTACTGCGGTCGCTGAGTCTGCCGACCAAGCCGCTCCGAATAGTTCTGCGGACACCGATTCGGGGGTGGTCATTGAAACCCGAAATCTGAGCAAGATCTACCGCGACTTTTGGGGCCGCAAGAAGGTCCACGCGCTCAAATCGCTCGATATTGAGGTCCGCCGCGGCGAAATCTTCGGCCTACTGGGGCCCAACGGTAGCGGCAAATCGACGACAATTAAATTGATTCTCGGGCTATTGTTCCCTACCAGCGGCCGCGTGCTGGTCTTTGACAAAGACGCCACCGAGACGAGCAAGAACGAGCGGATCGGCTACCTGCCCGAAGAATCTTATCTGTACAAATTCTTGACCGCCGAAGAAACGCTTGATTTCTATGGCCGACTTTTCAACATGTCCGGGGCTCAACGGAAGCAACGGGTCGAGGAATTAATCAAGTTGGTGGGGCTGCAAGGAGCCAAACATCGCCAGCTTCGCGAATACAGCAAAGGGATGACACGCCGGGTCGGTTTGGCCCAGGCGTTGATTAACGACCCCGACCTAATTTTGCTCGACGAACCGACCACCGGGCTCGACCCGATCGGGACTCGCGAAATGAAGGATTTGATTCTCGCACTGCGAGATCAAGGCAAGACGGTGTTATTGTGCAGCCACCAACTCGCTGACGTCCAAGACGTTTGTGACCGCGTTGCGATCTTGCACCAAGGTGAATTGAAAGAACTCGGTCGCGTCTCGGATCTGTTGAAGGTCCAAGACATCACCGAAGTGCATGCTCGCGGGTTAAGCGAAGCGGCCAAGACCGAGATCGCCGAAGTCATCAAACGACACGGTGGCACGGTCGAGTCGATCGACAATCCAACCGCGACGATGGAAGACCTGTTCCTGAACATTGTTCGCGAGAGTGAAAACCGCCCAGGAGCACGTCGCGTGACTTCCGAAGGTGGTCTGTCGGAGGAAGCGGGTCAATGA
- a CDS encoding bifunctional folylpolyglutamate synthase/dihydrofolate synthase — translation MSAPGYQDSLRFLYQRINYERISTTPARYPFRLGRMVELAERLGLGDYLYANALRPPKPVIHIAGTKGKGSTAAMVASILAAAGYRTGSYTSPHLSDLEERFRINGIPCAPHELVALVEQIRNVVEEMDRESGSAPTFFELTTVMAVLHFQAQACDAIVLEVGLGGRLDSTNVFASSVTAITSIGLDHQQVLGNTIAEIATEKAGIIKPNVPVVSSVVRPEAIEVIHAAAAKQNSPLYQLGEAQLGEGQLGETQLGKGGCAVSPSRHDFTVSNERHPEWGSQIHYRGLTAPLRDQRDVTLAMEGAHQVRNAGVAIAVVDLLSEHGLAVPETAFDSGLFKLNCTARIERFQLKEGGIALVDAAHNDDSVAALIQAMDARLQGRPVTIVFGTSRDKSAESMLASLAPKAAHLVLTKYSGNPRYREPTEMLPMVPSDFRQHAEVVEDAIQACKRGLELATPEGVLVICGSFFLAAEARQWILSLGGT, via the coding sequence ATGTCTGCCCCCGGCTACCAAGACTCGCTCCGTTTTCTCTACCAGCGGATCAATTACGAGCGGATTTCCACGACGCCCGCCCGCTATCCATTTCGGTTGGGGCGGATGGTCGAGCTCGCCGAACGCCTCGGTTTGGGGGACTATCTCTATGCGAATGCCCTGCGACCGCCCAAGCCGGTGATCCATATCGCTGGCACCAAGGGCAAAGGATCGACCGCTGCGATGGTCGCCAGCATTCTTGCCGCCGCAGGTTACCGGACAGGCTCGTACACCTCGCCCCATTTGAGCGACCTCGAAGAGCGGTTCCGGATCAACGGAATCCCCTGTGCCCCCCACGAACTCGTTGCGTTGGTCGAGCAAATTCGCAACGTCGTGGAGGAAATGGACCGCGAATCAGGCTCGGCACCGACATTTTTCGAGCTGACCACGGTGATGGCGGTGCTGCATTTCCAGGCCCAGGCGTGCGATGCCATCGTGTTGGAAGTGGGCCTCGGCGGGCGACTCGATAGTACAAATGTATTTGCGTCGTCGGTCACCGCGATCACCAGCATCGGATTGGACCACCAACAGGTGCTCGGAAATACGATCGCCGAAATTGCGACCGAGAAAGCGGGCATCATCAAGCCCAACGTCCCGGTCGTCTCGAGCGTGGTCCGGCCCGAAGCGATTGAGGTGATCCACGCCGCGGCGGCAAAACAAAATTCGCCCCTCTATCAATTAGGCGAAGCGCAACTCGGCGAAGGGCAACTCGGCGAAACGCAATTGGGTAAAGGGGGATGTGCGGTCTCGCCGAGTCGTCACGATTTTACGGTTTCCAACGAGAGGCACCCCGAGTGGGGGTCACAAATTCATTACCGAGGGCTCACCGCACCGCTTCGCGACCAGCGCGACGTGACGTTAGCGATGGAAGGTGCCCACCAAGTTCGCAATGCCGGGGTCGCAATTGCGGTGGTCGACTTGTTGTCCGAGCACGGTTTGGCGGTCCCTGAGACCGCATTCGATTCGGGGTTGTTCAAGCTGAACTGCACTGCTCGTATCGAGCGATTCCAGCTCAAAGAAGGGGGCATCGCCTTGGTCGATGCTGCCCACAACGACGATTCGGTCGCCGCCTTGATCCAAGCCATGGACGCTCGTTTGCAGGGGCGGCCGGTCACGATCGTGTTTGGGACCAGTCGAGACAAATCGGCTGAATCGATGCTCGCGTCGCTGGCCCCCAAGGCCGCCCACCTCGTGTTGACGAAATACAGTGGAAACCCTCGCTATCGCGAGCCCACGGAAATGTTGCCGATGGTGCCAAGCGATTTTCGCCAGCATGCGGAAGTCGTCGAGGATGCGATCCAGGCTTGCAAACGCGGCCTTGAACTGGCAACCCCCGAGGGCGTTTTGGTGATTTGCGGTTCCTTCTTTCTCGCCGCCGAGGCGCGGCAATGGATCTTGAGCTTAGGCGGTACTTGA
- a CDS encoding 4'-phosphopantetheinyl transferase family protein: MPTSCDATLQSSNDTPVRVWHATSSSEVPGPVEAFCHQWLDESECERAERFRVMTSRNQHIVGRGMARHLLGGSEVPARSIEFHALQHGKPAVKSPPEIAQPFNIAHTDGLVLCGIGHTKHQLLGVDVERLERRTDPELATRYFSAPEIEYVHSFADARKRKSAFLRVWTLKEAFIKAIGTGLHTPLSDFAFENIDDDTPTIRMLDPRLESDQQWSFFSFYPRQTFIAAIAVATHPDDPRVSMQLSDFDEVVAQHA; encoded by the coding sequence ATGCCCACTTCGTGTGACGCCACCCTTCAATCAAGCAACGATACACCGGTCCGAGTGTGGCACGCGACCAGTTCCTCGGAGGTGCCCGGCCCGGTCGAGGCGTTCTGTCATCAATGGCTCGACGAATCCGAGTGTGAGCGCGCCGAGCGATTTCGCGTGATGACCAGCCGCAACCAACATATCGTCGGCCGTGGCATGGCGCGACACTTGTTGGGCGGCTCCGAAGTGCCCGCTCGAAGCATCGAGTTTCATGCGTTGCAACATGGCAAACCCGCGGTGAAATCGCCCCCGGAAATCGCGCAACCCTTTAACATCGCACACACCGATGGATTGGTGCTTTGTGGCATTGGTCATACGAAGCATCAATTGCTTGGGGTGGATGTCGAACGACTCGAGCGGCGAACCGATCCCGAATTAGCCACCCGCTATTTCTCGGCTCCGGAAATTGAGTACGTTCATTCGTTCGCCGACGCCCGCAAACGCAAATCGGCATTCCTGCGAGTTTGGACGCTCAAAGAGGCGTTCATCAAAGCGATCGGGACCGGATTGCACACCCCGTTGTCCGATTTTGCATTTGAAAATATCGACGATGACACACCGACCATTCGCATGCTCGATCCGCGATTGGAGAGCGATCAACAGTGGAGTTTCTTCTCCTTCTATCCTCGCCAGACCTTTATCGCGGCGATCGCAGTGGCAACCCACCCGGATGATCCGCGGGTTTCGATGCAGCTTAGTGATTTTGACGAAGTCGTGGCCCAGCACGCTTAA
- the dprA gene encoding DNA-processing protein DprA, protein MGSEPTPRDDDEQATRLTDEGLPDEPLPDDGLWASTFSERPPDPARSEPVSPAQVHSDASAVPDAPKQRIVRAETATMLLLSMLPGMGPRTLSALLEQFGSAEQVLHAADAQLASVYGVGPKLTHAIRTASHHVDVDSMIQWCCQNDVAIVSADDDDYPPSLFDLPDAPPILFVHGEILANDELAVAIVGTRHATTYGLKQAERFGYAMARAGVTVVSGMARGIDSAAHEGALNGGGRTIAVLGSGLAEIYPSEHKPLAEKIAANGAVISEYAPHTKPHAGTFPQRNRLIAGLSLATLVIEAPDRSGALITARLACELNREVMALPGPVTSRMSRGCNQLIRDGAKLVQTIEDLLEGIGPMGSPIEMGEGQSIRNGADLLLNELERTVLDAVGETSTPIDEVIVKTELPAHRVLATISVLEMRSLVRRLSGQYVSRV, encoded by the coding sequence ATGGGATCCGAACCGACGCCGCGGGACGATGACGAGCAAGCCACGCGTCTGACAGACGAAGGTCTGCCAGACGAACCGCTGCCAGACGACGGCTTGTGGGCGAGCACCTTCAGCGAGCGTCCGCCAGATCCCGCCCGGTCCGAGCCCGTCAGCCCAGCACAAGTCCACTCGGACGCCTCAGCCGTCCCCGACGCCCCGAAGCAACGAATCGTTCGTGCGGAAACGGCAACCATGTTGCTGCTTTCGATGCTCCCCGGCATGGGGCCACGAACGTTATCCGCGCTGCTGGAGCAATTCGGTTCCGCCGAGCAAGTTTTGCACGCGGCGGACGCGCAACTCGCATCGGTTTATGGAGTCGGCCCCAAGCTGACCCATGCCATTCGGACCGCATCACATCATGTCGATGTCGACTCGATGATCCAATGGTGCTGTCAAAACGACGTGGCGATTGTTTCCGCAGACGACGACGATTATCCCCCTTCCCTTTTTGATCTTCCGGATGCCCCGCCGATTCTGTTTGTCCATGGCGAGATCCTGGCGAACGATGAGCTTGCGGTCGCGATCGTTGGCACTCGGCATGCCACGACGTATGGTTTGAAGCAAGCCGAGCGATTCGGCTACGCGATGGCCCGCGCTGGCGTCACGGTCGTTAGCGGAATGGCGCGCGGGATCGATTCGGCTGCACACGAAGGGGCCCTCAATGGAGGTGGCCGAACCATCGCGGTGCTCGGCAGTGGACTTGCGGAGATCTACCCCAGTGAGCACAAACCGTTGGCGGAAAAAATCGCCGCCAACGGGGCCGTGATCAGCGAGTATGCTCCTCACACCAAACCACACGCGGGAACGTTTCCACAACGCAATCGATTGATCGCCGGGTTGTCGTTGGCGACGTTGGTGATCGAAGCGCCCGATCGCAGTGGAGCACTGATCACCGCTCGCTTAGCGTGCGAGCTGAACCGCGAAGTGATGGCGTTGCCCGGCCCCGTGACCAGCCGCATGTCACGAGGATGCAACCAATTGATTCGCGACGGAGCCAAATTGGTACAAACCATCGAAGATCTACTTGAGGGAATCGGACCGATGGGCAGCCCCATCGAGATGGGCGAGGGACAATCGATTCGCAACGGCGCCGATTTGTTACTCAACGAACTCGAGCGAACGGTACTCGACGCGGTGGGGGAAACGAGCACTCCGATCGACGAGGTGATTGTCAAAACCGAGTTGCCCGCCCATCGAGTGTTGGCCACGATCAGCGTACTGGAGATGCGTTCGCTGGTACGACGCTTGAGTGGCCAATACGTCTCGCGAGTTTGA